A genomic region of Fluviispira vulneris contains the following coding sequences:
- a CDS encoding efflux RND transporter periplasmic adaptor subunit, producing the protein MCHKKVKIFSSIILMSLFGLFISCKKQGTEKVSLPATNSTPTQEKTSQPAQEAAKQSDILHDIKTNIIDTSLDASSVPRIPASIKAENQSSIGFLTSGTISNIYVKAGEEVKQGQLLASLAEKQASIDVRSAQIEVENKKLLLEQQEKKLLRVTQQQKNGIINTTTLENEKINTKAAILNLKNAQATLEGKEFILKANKLYAPYSGVISKVLKNVGDYLSEGTPALQITQMKNLSLFTQMPITYFNQVKLGMKFDVINPISGEKGTAIIKRIVPVIDQSTRTFDVYADVKNYTGTLVPGTFLEIKLKSN; encoded by the coding sequence ATGTGTCATAAAAAAGTTAAAATTTTTAGCTCAATAATTCTCATGAGTCTATTTGGCCTTTTCATATCATGTAAAAAACAAGGCACTGAAAAAGTTTCATTACCAGCAACAAACTCGACACCGACTCAAGAAAAAACCTCTCAACCAGCACAAGAAGCTGCAAAACAAAGTGATATTCTCCATGATATAAAAACGAACATCATTGACACTTCTCTGGACGCAAGCAGTGTGCCAAGAATTCCGGCTTCAATTAAAGCGGAAAATCAAAGCTCAATTGGTTTTTTGACTTCAGGCACAATCAGCAATATTTATGTAAAAGCCGGCGAAGAAGTCAAGCAAGGTCAATTGCTAGCTTCCTTAGCGGAAAAACAAGCATCTATAGATGTTCGCTCTGCGCAGATTGAAGTTGAAAATAAAAAATTATTACTCGAGCAACAAGAAAAAAAATTACTTCGTGTTACTCAGCAGCAAAAAAATGGGATTATCAATACAACAACATTAGAAAATGAAAAAATAAATACCAAAGCTGCAATTCTAAATTTAAAAAATGCACAAGCAACTTTAGAGGGTAAAGAATTTATCCTTAAAGCAAATAAACTCTACGCACCGTATTCAGGAGTTATTTCTAAGGTATTAAAAAATGTTGGAGATTATCTCTCTGAAGGAACACCTGCATTACAAATTACACAAATGAAAAATCTTAGTTTATTTACTCAAATGCCGATTACCTATTTTAATCAAGTAAAACTTGGAATGAAATTTGATGTAATAAATCCAATATCTGGCGAAAAAGGGACTGCAATTATAAAAAGAATTGTCCCAGTAATTGATCAATCAACAAGAACCTTTGATGTTTATGCAGATGTAAAAAATTATACAGGTACGCTTGTGCCAGGTACTTTTTTAGAAATCAAACTTAAATCCAACTAA